A single region of the Kineosporiaceae bacterium SCSIO 59966 genome encodes:
- a CDS encoding phosphoglucosamine mutase, producing the protein MPRLFGTDGVRGLANVDVTAELALDLSVAAAHVLGDAGAFAGHRPRAVVGRDPRASGEFLSAAVVAGLASAGVDVEDVGVLPTPGVAYLVAATGADLGVVLSASHNPMPDNGIKFFARGGHKLPDDVEDQIEKRLREDWQRPTGARVGRIRPDGAGAARYVEHLVGTLRHRLDGLRVVMDCAHGAAYQVGPAALRAAGAQVTVIGAEPDGLNINDGYGSTHLDRLQAAVREHGADAGIAVDGDADRCLAVDADGRVVDGDQVMGVLAVALAERGELAGDTLVTTVMSNLGLRLAMEQAGIRTVQTAVGDRYVLEEMHRHGYCLGGEQSGHVLMLAHQTTGDGILTGLQLLSRMAETGRPLAELAGVVRRLPQVLVNVTNVDKRRAHEDPELTSAVQAAEAALGETGRVLLRPSGTEPVVRVMVEAADVEQAQQVADRLAGVVRQRLALA; encoded by the coding sequence GTGCCCCGACTCTTCGGCACGGACGGCGTCCGCGGTCTCGCGAACGTCGACGTCACCGCCGAGCTCGCCCTGGACCTGTCCGTCGCCGCCGCCCACGTGCTGGGCGACGCCGGGGCCTTCGCGGGCCACCGGCCGCGGGCCGTCGTCGGCCGCGACCCGCGCGCCTCCGGGGAGTTCCTGTCCGCCGCCGTCGTCGCCGGTCTGGCCAGTGCCGGGGTGGACGTCGAGGACGTCGGGGTGCTGCCGACCCCCGGTGTGGCCTACCTCGTCGCGGCGACCGGCGCCGACCTCGGCGTCGTCCTGTCGGCGTCGCACAACCCGATGCCGGACAACGGGATCAAGTTCTTCGCCCGCGGTGGGCACAAGCTGCCGGACGACGTCGAGGACCAGATCGAGAAGCGGTTGCGGGAGGACTGGCAGCGGCCCACGGGTGCCCGGGTCGGGCGGATCCGGCCCGACGGCGCCGGGGCCGCCCGGTACGTCGAGCACCTCGTGGGGACCCTGCGCCACCGCCTGGACGGCCTGCGGGTGGTGATGGACTGCGCGCACGGCGCCGCCTACCAGGTCGGCCCCGCCGCGCTGCGCGCGGCCGGTGCGCAGGTGACCGTGATCGGCGCCGAGCCCGACGGCCTCAACATCAACGACGGCTACGGGTCCACCCACCTCGACCGGCTGCAGGCCGCCGTCCGGGAGCACGGCGCGGACGCCGGGATCGCCGTCGACGGGGACGCCGACCGGTGCCTGGCCGTGGACGCCGACGGCCGCGTCGTCGACGGCGACCAGGTGATGGGCGTGCTGGCGGTTGCCCTCGCCGAGCGCGGCGAGCTGGCCGGCGACACCCTCGTCACGACGGTGATGAGCAACCTCGGGCTGCGCCTGGCGATGGAGCAGGCCGGGATCCGGACCGTGCAGACCGCCGTCGGGGACCGCTACGTGCTCGAGGAGATGCACCGGCACGGCTACTGCCTGGGCGGCGAGCAGTCCGGGCACGTGCTCATGCTCGCCCACCAGACCACCGGCGACGGCATCCTGACCGGGCTGCAGCTGCTGTCCCGGATGGCCGAGACCGGTCGCCCGCTCGCCGAGCTCGCCGGCGTCGTCCGGCGGCTGCCGCAGGTGCTCGTCAACGTCACGAACGTGGACAAGCGTCGCGCCCACGAGGACCCGGAGCTGACCAGCGCCGTCCAGGCCGCCGAGGCCGCCCTCGGCGAGACCGGCCGGGTGCTGCTGCGACCGTCCGGCACCGAGCCGGTCGTGCGGGTCATGGTCGAGGCCGCGGACGTCGAGCAGGCCCAGCAGGTCGCCGACCGGCTCGCCGGCGTCGTCCGGCAGCGGCTCGCCCTCGCCTGA
- the rplM gene encoding 50S ribosomal protein L13, whose amino-acid sequence MRTYTPKPGDVERQWHVIDATDVVLGRLASHTAQLLRGKHKPVFAPHVDTGDFVIIVNAGKVALSGAKREQKKAYRHSGYPGGLRAMAYGDLLERFPERAVEKAVRGMLPKNSLGRQMMRKLKVYAGPEHPHGAQKPQPFEITQVAQ is encoded by the coding sequence GTGCGCACGTACACCCCCAAGCCCGGCGACGTCGAGCGTCAGTGGCACGTCATCGACGCGACCGACGTCGTCCTCGGCCGGCTGGCCAGCCACACCGCCCAGCTGCTGCGCGGCAAGCACAAGCCGGTCTTCGCCCCGCACGTGGACACCGGCGACTTCGTCATCATCGTCAACGCCGGCAAGGTGGCCCTCTCCGGCGCCAAGCGCGAGCAGAAGAAGGCCTACCGGCACTCCGGCTACCCGGGCGGCCTGCGCGCCATGGCCTACGGCGACCTGCTGGAGAGGTTCCCCGAGCGCGCCGTGGAGAAGGCCGTCCGCGGGATGCTTCCCAAGAACAGCCTCGGCCGCCAGATGATGCGCAAGCTCAAGGTCTACGCCGGCCCGGAGCACCCGCACGGCGCCCAGAAGCCGCAGCCGTTCGAGATCACCCAGGTCGCGCAGTAG
- the truA gene encoding tRNA pseudouridine(38-40) synthase TruA has translation MRVRLDLGYDGTGFRGWARQPGLRTVQETLEDALARVLRLQAPPVTVVAGRTDAGVHATGQVCHVDLPRTVWLAVRDRSGSARGEVLRRRLAGVLPDDVVVTRVTAAAPGFDARFSALRRRYAYRLADDPAGVPPLRRWDVARARGPLDVAAMDAAARTLEGLHDFAAFCRPRSGATTVRTLLEYRWSRDADGFVTARVVADAFCHSMVRALVGAVLPVGSRRRPVDWPRQVLDAGVRDPAVEVAPAHGLVLEEVVYPGDADLAERARVARRRRDEPQCPPGPDR, from the coding sequence GTGCGCGTCCGGCTGGACCTGGGCTACGACGGCACCGGGTTCCGGGGCTGGGCGCGCCAACCCGGCCTGCGCACCGTCCAGGAGACCCTCGAGGACGCCCTTGCCCGGGTGCTCAGGCTGCAGGCCCCGCCGGTCACGGTCGTGGCCGGCCGCACCGACGCCGGCGTCCACGCCACCGGGCAGGTCTGCCACGTCGACCTGCCCCGAACCGTCTGGCTCGCCGTGCGCGACCGCTCCGGGTCCGCGCGCGGTGAGGTGCTGCGCCGGCGCCTGGCCGGCGTCCTGCCCGACGACGTCGTCGTCACCCGGGTGACGGCGGCGGCACCCGGCTTCGACGCCAGGTTCTCGGCACTGCGCCGCCGCTACGCCTACCGGCTCGCGGACGACCCGGCCGGGGTCCCGCCGCTGCGCCGCTGGGACGTCGCCCGGGCCCGCGGTCCACTCGACGTCGCCGCGATGGACGCCGCCGCACGCACCCTGGAGGGCCTGCACGACTTCGCCGCGTTCTGCCGCCCTCGGTCCGGGGCGACGACGGTGCGCACGCTGCTGGAGTACCGCTGGTCCCGCGACGCCGACGGCTTCGTCACCGCCCGCGTCGTCGCCGACGCGTTCTGCCACTCGATGGTCCGCGCCCTCGTCGGCGCGGTGCTGCCGGTGGGCAGCCGGCGCCGACCGGTGGACTGGCCGCGACAGGTGCTCGACGCAGGCGTCCGCGACCCGGCCGTCGAGGTCGCCCCGGCGCACGGGCTGGTCCTCGAGGAGGTCGTCTACCCCGGGGACGCCGACCTGGCCGAGCGGGCCCGAGTGGCCCGCCGGCGCCGGGACGAGCCGCAGTGCCCACCCGGCCCCGACCGCTGA
- the rpsI gene encoding 30S ribosomal protein S9 — protein MAEPTATDVTEDVEDAPSSYSTTTPGTPGAGTSITAPGGATGRRKEAVARVRLVPGSGRWSVNGRDLESYFPNKVHQQLVNEPFRVTELEGRFDVIARIDGGGTSGQAGALRLGIARALNEIDAEANRPALKKAGFLSRDARVKERKKAGLKKARKAPQYSKR, from the coding sequence GTGGCCGAGCCCACCGCGACCGACGTGACCGAGGACGTCGAGGACGCCCCGAGCAGCTACTCGACGACCACCCCCGGGACCCCCGGGGCCGGCACGAGCATCACCGCGCCCGGCGGCGCGACCGGGCGGCGCAAGGAGGCCGTGGCCCGCGTCCGCCTGGTGCCGGGCAGCGGCCGCTGGTCCGTCAACGGCCGGGACCTGGAGTCCTACTTCCCCAACAAGGTGCACCAGCAGCTCGTCAACGAGCCGTTCCGGGTCACCGAGCTCGAGGGCCGCTTCGACGTCATCGCCCGGATCGACGGGGGCGGCACCTCGGGGCAGGCCGGCGCGCTGCGCCTGGGCATCGCCCGCGCGCTCAACGAGATCGACGCCGAGGCGAACCGGCCGGCGCTGAAGAAGGCCGGCTTCCTGTCCCGCGACGCCCGGGTCAAGGAGCGCAAGAAGGCGGGTCTGAAGAAGGCCCGCAAGGCCCCGCAGTACAGCAAGCGCTGA
- a CDS encoding DNA-directed RNA polymerase subunit alpha: MLIAQRPTLTEDVVTERRSRFVIEPLEPGFGYTLGNSLRRTLLSSIPGAAVTSLRIDGVLHEFSTVPGVKEDVTEIILNIKNLVVSSEHDEPVVMYLRKQGPGTVTAADIAPPAGVEVHNPDLHIATLNAKGKLEMELTVERGRGYVSAQQNKSGDAEIGRIPVDSIYSPVLKVTYKVEATRVEQRTDFDRLVVDVETKASMQPRDAMASAGKTLVELFGLARELNVEAEGIDMGPSPTDAALAADLALPIEELDLTVRSYNCLKREGIHTVGELTARSEADLLDIRNFGAKSIDEVKAKLVGMGLSLKDSPPGFDPSAVVDTYGDDDMSFAEDEQY; this comes from the coding sequence GTGCTCATCGCGCAGCGCCCCACCCTCACCGAGGACGTCGTCACCGAGCGCCGCTCGCGGTTCGTCATCGAGCCGCTGGAGCCGGGCTTCGGCTACACCCTCGGCAACTCCCTCCGTCGCACCCTGCTGTCGTCGATCCCCGGCGCGGCCGTGACCAGCCTCCGCATCGACGGCGTCCTGCACGAGTTCTCCACCGTGCCGGGGGTCAAGGAGGACGTCACCGAGATCATCCTCAACATCAAGAACCTCGTCGTCTCCAGCGAGCACGACGAGCCGGTCGTCATGTACCTGCGCAAGCAGGGCCCCGGCACGGTGACCGCCGCCGACATCGCCCCGCCGGCGGGCGTCGAGGTGCACAACCCCGACCTGCACATCGCCACGCTCAACGCCAAGGGCAAGCTGGAGATGGAGCTCACCGTCGAGCGCGGCCGCGGCTACGTCTCGGCCCAGCAGAACAAGTCCGGGGACGCCGAGATCGGCCGGATCCCGGTGGACTCCATCTACTCCCCGGTGCTCAAGGTGACGTACAAGGTCGAGGCGACCCGCGTCGAGCAGCGCACCGACTTCGACCGTCTCGTCGTCGACGTCGAGACCAAGGCCTCGATGCAGCCGCGTGACGCGATGGCCAGCGCCGGCAAGACCCTGGTCGAGCTGTTCGGGCTGGCCCGCGAGCTCAACGTCGAGGCCGAGGGCATCGACATGGGGCCGTCGCCCACGGACGCCGCGCTGGCAGCGGACCTGGCGCTGCCGATCGAGGAGCTCGACCTCACGGTCCGCTCCTACAACTGCCTGAAGCGCGAGGGCATCCACACCGTGGGTGAGCTCACCGCCCGCAGCGAGGCCGACCTGCTCGACATCCGCAACTTCGGCGCGAAGTCGATCGACGAGGTCAAGGCCAAGCTGGTCGGCATGGGCCTGTCGCTCAAGGACAGCCCGCCCGGGTTCGACCCGAGCGCCGTCGTGGACACCTACGGCGACGACGACATGTCCTTCGCCGAGGACGAGCAGTACTGA
- the rplQ gene encoding 50S ribosomal protein L17 has translation MPTPAKGPRLGGGPAHERLMLAGLATQLFEHQRITTTEAKAKRLRPLAERLITFAKRGDLAARRRVMTVVRDKGVVHTLFTEIGPAMAERPGGYTRITKIGPRKGDNAPMAVIELVLEPLSPKKATVREAESATRRAAAASAVPAAEETTTEPAEVDDSAEPADSAESADSAESADSPAEADAGAAAAGEDEDEKKADA, from the coding sequence ATGCCTACCCCAGCCAAGGGCCCGCGGCTCGGCGGCGGCCCGGCCCACGAGCGCCTCATGCTCGCCGGTCTGGCCACCCAGCTGTTCGAGCACCAGCGGATCACGACGACCGAGGCCAAGGCGAAGCGGCTGCGTCCGCTCGCTGAGCGCCTCATCACCTTCGCCAAGCGCGGGGACCTCGCCGCCCGGCGCCGGGTGATGACGGTGGTCCGCGACAAGGGCGTCGTGCACACCCTGTTCACCGAGATCGGCCCGGCGATGGCCGAACGTCCCGGCGGGTACACCCGGATCACGAAGATCGGCCCCCGCAAGGGGGACAACGCCCCGATGGCCGTGATCGAGCTCGTGCTCGAACCGCTGTCGCCGAAGAAGGCGACCGTGCGCGAGGCCGAGTCGGCGACCCGCCGAGCCGCCGCGGCGAGTGCCGTCCCGGCCGCCGAGGAGACGACGACCGAGCCGGCCGAGGTGGACGACTCTGCTGAGCCGGCTGACTCTGCTGAGTCGGCTGACTCTGCTGAGTCGGCTGACTCGCCGGCAGAGGCCGACGCCGGTGCAGCGGCCGCTGGCGAGGACGAGGACGAGAAGAAGGCGGACGCCTGA
- the pulA gene encoding pullulanase-type alpha-1,6-glucosidase, with amino-acid sequence MASSRPLRATALTVGSAALLGSLLVPLPAVAQHSPVPEQVTLVGSLQSELGCSGDWEPDCEATRLEPVDGTTEFAATFEVPGGQHSFKVALNDGWDENYGAGGVAGGADIPLVLGGSVPVRFSYDHATHDVRMTPLLAAEPLGDGDADLVPPSLREPLTDERFYFVMADRFANGDPTNDTGGSTSGDRLDHGFDPTDKGFYHGGDLAGIMDRLDYVESLGTTAIWLTPSFENRPVQGSGDDVSAGYHGYWVTDFTRIDPHLGTNEEMKALVDAAHERGMKVFFDIITNHTADVIDYAEGEYAYVSKEQAPYRDADGHEFDDADYAGTGEFPELDPEVSFPYTPVFRTDADATAKTPAWLNDRTLYHNRGDSTFTGESSTYGDFIGLDDLFTEHPDVVEGMGEIYRTWVDFGIDGFRVDTVKHVNMEFWQEFAPAITQRARETGNDDFFAFGEVFEANPAYMSQYTTTGRMQATIDFAFQARAVELAKGGPGTAMRDLFAADDWYTDTDSNAYQLPTFLGNHDMGRVGHFLAQDVEDDAELLARARFAHALMYLFRGQPVVYYGDEQGFTGDGGDKDARQDMFASQVASYADDDLIGTDATTAEDNFDTDHPLYRWIAELAALREEHPALADGTQVHRYASNAAGVLAVSRFDRDRGVEYVVAVNNATEPATASFETWTPRTTFRPVLGEGSHLRSDAEGRVEVTVPPLSAVVWEAVRPVRKRTTAPAPAFAAPSAGAVVHPVPGSGGGDRAEVRVSVTENAFAEVGFAWRLAGTEDWQRLGTDDNAPYRVFHDLSGLADGTVVEYRAVLRDASGNLSVASSFGVVGDAPAGGGTGGGTDPVGPVEQPDAVSVPGTHNTEMGCETDWDPGCDAAQLTLSPTDDVWKGTFDLPAGDYEYKVAVDGTWDENYGAGAVPGGANIPYTHDGGPVSFYYDHRTHWVASDAQGPVVTAPGSFQSELGCPGDWAPECMRSWLQDPDGDGTYTFATTQIPPGSYEVKVAHGLSWDENYGAGGAPDGANIGFSVPAAGVVTTFSYDLATHVLTVSTSQAGAAPDLSTAKAHWVARDLVAWPRGDLPPGLGPDQARWRLHWAPDGGLAVDAEDLAGGDSAPLTYDPAGLPDDVRESFPHLADHLALRLDARTVAQARAILTGQVAVAQYDDLGRLTDATGVQVPGVIDDLYAAAADADLGVQWRGRSPHLALWAPTAKDVDLLVWPASAPDGEPRRLDACRDADGVWHVVGRPDWTGSQYLWAVTVYAPSTGAVEENLVTDPYSVALTTDSRRSVVVDLDDRSLAPAQWRTAEQPALDQPEDSTIYELHVRDFSIGDETVPAEHRGTYLAFADEGRGRAHLRDLAEAGLNTVHLLPTFDIASIPEDPADQLTPDCDLESLPPDSPEQQACIGAVRARDAFNWGYDPWHFSVPEGSYATRPDGGARVAEFRTMVGALHADGLRVVLDQVFNHTAASGQDPKSVLDRVVPGYYHRLNPSTGAVETSTCCQNVATEHAMAEKLMVDSVVLWARDYKVDGFRFDLMGHHSRSTMETVRAALDDLTPVKDGVDGTQVYLYGEGWNFGEVADNARFTQATQGQLDGTGIGTFSDRLRDAVRGGGPFDEDPRVQGLASGLFTDPNDSPANGDTGAQRDRLLHYGDLVKLGLAGNLRDYTFVGANGETVKGSEVDYNGSPAGYASDPEEVVTYVDAHDNETIWDALTLKLPPDTSMDDRVRMNTLALSTVALSQTPAFWHAGADLLRSKSLDRNSYDSGDWFNHIGWDGADNGFGRGLPPAWDNEAKWVYQQPLLADPALKPDADDVEAASTAARELLELRFSSPLFRLGDAAEIQRRVSFPLGGPEQTPGVVVMHIDDTAGTDLDPELEGLLVVLNATDEPVAEQVPGLAGEGLSLHPVQADGADDVVRATAWDAEAGTVTVPARTVAVLVQD; translated from the coding sequence ATGGCGTCTTCCCGCCCTCTGCGTGCCACCGCCCTGACCGTCGGCTCGGCGGCGCTCCTCGGGTCCCTGCTCGTCCCGCTGCCGGCGGTGGCGCAGCACTCCCCGGTGCCCGAGCAGGTCACGCTGGTGGGCAGCCTGCAGAGCGAGCTGGGCTGCAGCGGTGACTGGGAGCCCGACTGCGAGGCCACCCGGCTCGAGCCGGTCGACGGCACCACCGAGTTCGCCGCGACGTTCGAGGTGCCCGGCGGGCAGCACTCCTTCAAGGTGGCGCTCAACGACGGGTGGGACGAGAACTACGGCGCCGGCGGGGTGGCCGGCGGCGCCGACATCCCCCTGGTGCTCGGTGGGTCCGTGCCGGTGCGGTTCTCCTACGACCACGCCACGCACGACGTCCGGATGACCCCGCTGCTGGCAGCGGAGCCGCTCGGGGACGGCGACGCGGACCTCGTGCCGCCGTCCCTGCGCGAGCCGCTGACCGACGAGCGGTTCTACTTCGTCATGGCCGACCGGTTCGCCAACGGCGACCCGACCAACGACACCGGCGGCTCGACGTCCGGCGACCGCCTGGACCACGGGTTCGACCCGACCGACAAGGGCTTCTACCACGGTGGCGACCTGGCCGGGATCATGGACCGGCTTGACTACGTCGAGTCGCTGGGAACCACGGCGATCTGGCTCACACCGTCGTTCGAGAACCGGCCGGTCCAGGGTTCCGGCGACGACGTCAGCGCTGGGTACCACGGCTACTGGGTCACCGACTTCACCCGGATCGACCCGCACCTGGGCACCAACGAGGAGATGAAGGCCCTCGTCGACGCCGCGCACGAGCGGGGGATGAAGGTCTTCTTCGACATCATCACGAACCACACCGCGGACGTCATCGACTACGCCGAGGGCGAGTACGCCTACGTCAGCAAGGAGCAGGCGCCGTACCGGGACGCTGACGGCCACGAGTTCGACGACGCCGACTACGCCGGCACCGGGGAGTTCCCCGAGCTGGACCCTGAGGTGTCCTTCCCGTACACGCCGGTGTTCCGGACCGACGCCGACGCCACCGCGAAGACGCCGGCCTGGCTCAACGATCGCACGCTGTACCACAACCGCGGCGACTCGACGTTCACCGGCGAGTCCAGCACCTACGGTGACTTCATCGGCCTGGACGACCTGTTCACCGAGCACCCGGACGTCGTCGAGGGCATGGGCGAGATCTACCGGACCTGGGTCGACTTCGGCATCGACGGCTTCCGGGTCGACACCGTCAAGCACGTGAACATGGAGTTCTGGCAGGAGTTCGCACCGGCGATCACGCAACGGGCCCGGGAGACCGGCAACGACGACTTCTTCGCCTTCGGCGAGGTGTTCGAGGCCAACCCTGCCTACATGTCGCAGTACACGACCACCGGGCGGATGCAGGCCACCATCGACTTCGCCTTCCAGGCGCGCGCCGTCGAGCTGGCCAAGGGCGGCCCGGGCACGGCGATGCGCGACCTGTTCGCGGCCGACGACTGGTACACCGACACCGACTCCAACGCCTACCAGCTGCCCACCTTCCTGGGGAACCACGACATGGGCCGCGTCGGTCACTTCCTCGCCCAGGACGTCGAGGACGACGCCGAGCTGCTGGCGCGGGCCCGGTTCGCCCACGCGCTGATGTACCTCTTCCGCGGGCAGCCGGTCGTCTACTACGGCGACGAGCAGGGCTTCACCGGTGACGGCGGCGACAAGGACGCCCGGCAGGACATGTTCGCCTCACAGGTCGCCAGCTACGCCGACGACGACCTCATCGGCACCGACGCCACGACGGCCGAGGACAACTTCGACACCGACCACCCGCTGTACCGCTGGATCGCCGAGCTGGCGGCCCTGCGCGAGGAGCACCCCGCGCTGGCGGACGGGACGCAGGTGCACCGGTACGCGAGCAACGCGGCGGGCGTGCTCGCGGTCAGCCGTTTCGACCGCGACCGCGGCGTGGAGTACGTCGTCGCGGTGAACAACGCGACCGAGCCCGCCACCGCGTCGTTCGAGACGTGGACGCCGAGGACGACGTTCCGTCCGGTGCTGGGGGAGGGCTCGCACCTGCGCAGCGACGCCGAGGGCCGGGTGGAGGTCACCGTGCCGCCGCTGTCGGCCGTGGTGTGGGAGGCCGTCCGGCCGGTCAGGAAGCGGACGACCGCGCCGGCGCCCGCGTTCGCCGCCCCGTCCGCCGGCGCCGTCGTGCACCCGGTGCCCGGCAGCGGCGGCGGCGACCGGGCCGAGGTGCGGGTGAGCGTCACCGAGAACGCGTTCGCCGAGGTCGGCTTCGCGTGGCGTCTGGCCGGCACCGAGGACTGGCAGCGCCTCGGCACCGACGACAACGCGCCGTACCGGGTGTTCCACGACCTCTCCGGGCTGGCCGACGGCACGGTCGTCGAGTACCGGGCGGTGCTGCGTGACGCCAGCGGCAACCTCTCGGTCGCCTCCAGCTTCGGCGTCGTGGGCGACGCCCCGGCCGGTGGCGGCACCGGCGGCGGCACCGACCCCGTGGGCCCGGTCGAGCAGCCCGACGCCGTGAGCGTGCCGGGGACGCACAACACCGAGATGGGTTGCGAGACCGACTGGGACCCCGGCTGCGACGCCGCCCAGCTGACGCTGTCGCCTACCGACGACGTCTGGAAGGGCACGTTCGACCTGCCCGCCGGCGACTACGAGTACAAGGTCGCCGTCGACGGCACGTGGGACGAGAACTACGGCGCCGGCGCCGTCCCGGGCGGCGCGAACATCCCGTACACCCACGACGGCGGGCCGGTCTCCTTCTACTACGACCACCGCACCCACTGGGTGGCCTCCGACGCGCAGGGCCCGGTCGTCACCGCACCGGGGTCGTTCCAGTCCGAGCTCGGCTGCCCCGGTGACTGGGCACCCGAGTGCATGCGGTCGTGGCTGCAGGACCCGGACGGCGACGGCACCTACACGTTCGCGACCACGCAGATCCCGCCCGGCTCCTACGAGGTCAAGGTCGCGCACGGCCTGTCCTGGGACGAGAACTACGGCGCCGGCGGCGCCCCGGACGGCGCGAACATCGGCTTCTCGGTGCCCGCCGCCGGCGTCGTGACGACGTTCAGCTACGACCTGGCCACCCACGTGCTCACGGTCAGCACGTCGCAGGCCGGTGCCGCCCCGGACCTCAGCACGGCGAAGGCGCACTGGGTGGCGCGCGACCTCGTCGCCTGGCCTCGAGGGGACCTGCCACCCGGGCTCGGCCCCGACCAGGCGCGGTGGCGCCTGCACTGGGCCCCCGACGGTGGGCTGGCCGTGGACGCCGAGGACCTGGCCGGTGGTGACAGCGCACCGCTGACCTACGACCCGGCAGGCCTGCCCGACGACGTCCGGGAGTCCTTCCCGCACCTGGCGGACCACCTGGCGCTGCGGCTGGACGCCAGGACCGTCGCGCAGGCCCGCGCCATCCTCACCGGGCAGGTCGCCGTCGCGCAGTACGACGACCTGGGTCGGCTCACCGACGCCACCGGCGTCCAGGTGCCGGGTGTCATCGACGACCTGTACGCGGCAGCGGCGGACGCCGACCTGGGCGTCCAGTGGCGCGGCCGCTCGCCGCACCTGGCCCTGTGGGCCCCGACGGCCAAGGACGTCGACCTGCTGGTGTGGCCGGCGTCCGCACCCGACGGTGAGCCGCGGCGGCTGGACGCCTGCCGCGACGCCGACGGGGTCTGGCACGTGGTGGGCCGGCCGGACTGGACCGGGTCGCAGTACCTGTGGGCGGTCACGGTCTACGCGCCGTCGACCGGTGCAGTGGAGGAGAACCTCGTCACCGACCCGTACTCGGTGGCCCTGACCACCGACTCCCGGCGGTCGGTCGTCGTGGACCTCGACGACCGCTCGCTCGCCCCGGCGCAGTGGCGGACCGCCGAGCAGCCGGCCCTGGACCAGCCGGAGGACTCGACCATCTACGAGCTGCACGTGCGCGACTTCTCCATCGGGGACGAGACGGTGCCCGCTGAGCACCGGGGCACCTACCTCGCGTTCGCCGACGAGGGACGGGGGCGGGCGCACCTGCGAGACCTCGCCGAGGCGGGCCTCAACACGGTGCACCTGCTGCCGACGTTCGACATCGCCTCGATCCCGGAGGACCCGGCCGACCAGCTCACCCCGGACTGCGACCTCGAGTCGCTCCCCCCGGACTCGCCGGAGCAGCAGGCCTGCATCGGCGCCGTGCGTGCCCGCGACGCCTTCAACTGGGGCTACGACCCGTGGCACTTCTCGGTACCGGAGGGCTCGTACGCGACCCGGCCGGACGGCGGCGCGCGGGTCGCGGAGTTCCGGACCATGGTCGGGGCGCTGCACGCCGACGGGCTGCGCGTCGTCCTCGACCAGGTGTTCAACCACACGGCCGCCTCGGGGCAGGACCCGAAGTCCGTGCTCGACCGGGTCGTTCCCGGGTACTACCACCGGCTGAACCCCTCGACCGGTGCGGTCGAGACGTCCACGTGCTGCCAGAACGTCGCGACGGAGCACGCGATGGCCGAGAAGCTCATGGTCGACTCGGTGGTGCTGTGGGCGCGTGACTACAAGGTCGACGGGTTCCGGTTCGACCTCATGGGTCATCACTCACGCTCGACGATGGAGACGGTGCGGGCCGCGCTCGACGACCTCACGCCCGTGAAGGACGGCGTGGACGGCACCCAGGTGTACCTGTACGGCGAGGGCTGGAACTTCGGTGAGGTCGCGGACAACGCCCGGTTCACCCAGGCCACCCAGGGTCAGCTCGACGGCACCGGGATCGGAACCTTCTCCGACCGGCTCCGGGACGCCGTCCGTGGGGGCGGGCCGTTCGACGAGGACCCACGCGTCCAGGGCCTGGCCAGCGGGTTGTTCACCGACCCCAACGACAGCCCGGCGAACGGCGACACCGGCGCCCAGCGGGACCGGCTGCTCCACTACGGCGACCTGGTCAAGCTCGGACTGGCCGGCAACCTGCGGGACTACACCTTCGTCGGCGCGAACGGGGAGACGGTCAAGGGCTCCGAGGTCGACTACAACGGGTCGCCTGCCGGCTACGCGAGCGACCCGGAGGAGGTCGTCACCTACGTCGACGCGCACGACAACGAGACGATCTGGGACGCCCTGACCCTCAAGCTGCCGCCGGACACCTCGATGGACGACCGGGTGCGGATGAACACCCTGGCGCTGTCGACGGTGGCACTGAGCCAGACCCCCGCGTTCTGGCACGCCGGGGCCGACCTGCTGCGCAGCAAGTCGCTGGACCGCAACTCCTACGACTCCGGTGACTGGTTCAACCACATCGGCTGGGACGGCGCCGACAACGGCTTCGGCCGCGGCCTGCCCCCGGCGTGGGACAACGAGGCGAAGTGGGTCTACCAGCAGCCGCTGCTGGCGGACCCGGCGCTCAAGCCGGACGCCGACGACGTCGAGGCGGCGTCGACCGCCGCGCGCGAGCTGCTCGAGCTGCGGTTCTCCTCCCCGCTGTTCCGGCTCGGGGACGCCGCGGAGATCCAGCGTCGCGTGTCGTTCCCGCTGGGCGGCCCGGAGCAGACCCCGGGCGTGGTCGTCATGCACATCGACGACACGGCCGGCACGGACCTCGACCCCGAGCTCGAGGGGCTGCTCGTCGTCCTCAACGCCACCGACGAGCCGGTTGCCGAGCAGGTGCCGGGGCTGGCTGGTGAGGGCCTCTCCCTGCACCCGGTGCAGGCGGACGGCGCGGACGACGTCGTGCGGGCCACCGCGTGGGACGCCGAGGCGGGGACCGTCACCGTCCCGGCCCGAACCGTCGCGGTCCTGGTCCAGGACTGA